A single genomic interval of Sphaerodactylus townsendi isolate TG3544 linkage group LG08, MPM_Stown_v2.3, whole genome shotgun sequence harbors:
- the STRIT1 gene encoding sarcoplasmic/endoplasmic reticulum calcium ATPase regulator DWORF isoform X2 — protein sequence MAEPEAIPYSRLVVPVLLLVGWLAGCALMVYYVFS from the exons ATGGCAGAACCAG AGGCAATCCCATATTCCCGTTTGGTTGTACCTGTCCTTCTCTTGGTTGGCTGGCTTGCAGGTTGTGCATTAATGGTGTACTATGTCTTCTCCTAA